A window from Neodiprion fabricii isolate iyNeoFabr1 chromosome 2, iyNeoFabr1.1, whole genome shotgun sequence encodes these proteins:
- the LOC124175993 gene encoding ATP-dependent RNA helicase DHX8 — translation MDMDEVAKLEHLSLVSKICTELENHLGLNDKDLAEFIVDLAEKNNSLESFKKVLIENGAEFSDSFMANLLRIIQHMKPSKQLNEKSHGSNHRQDDLSLKFPGLAIPNEHKKLQPIKEEKDEDVVNDTMAALEALAPSGSKTQPNSKKDQEGPVVEAPNDKKDKDRDRRKNRSIDRKRDRSTSRNRRDRKHRSRSRDRSRSRDRNRNRRRHGSRDRKRSRSRDARSRSRNRRSRSRDRKNYKRNKRHETDRSRSRSVEELAVDPEVGKIYTGKVANIVQFGCFVQLEGLKRRWEGLVHISQLRREGRVASASDIVSRGQKVLVKVLSVAAQKVSLSMKDVDQETGRDLNPVVSISKADEDEKHLRNPDRPTSLLELQGHLDEDETYSRKRVQRLSSPEKWEIKQMMSAACIERSELPEFDIETGILPREDDEEEDVEIELVEEEPPFLHGHGRALGDLSPVRIVKNPDGSLAQAAMMQSALAKERREQKMLQREQEMDSIPAGLNKNWIDPLPDAESRTLAANMRGIGLQTQDLPEWKKHVIGGKKSSFGKKTNLTLLEQRQSLPIYKLRDELVKAVTDNQILIVIGETGSGKTTQITQYLAEAGFTSRGKIGCTQPRRVAAMSVAKRVAEEFGCRLGQEVGYTIRFEDCTSPETSIKYMTDGMLLRECLMDLDLKMYSVIMLDEAHERTIHTDVLFGLLKQAVGRRPDLKLIVTSATLDAVKFSQYFFEAPIFTIPGRTFPVEVMYTKEPETDYLDAALITVMQIHLREPPGDVLLFLTGQEEIDTACEILYERMKSLGPDVPELIILPVYSALPSEMQTRIFEPAPPGSRKVVIATNIAETSLTIDGIYYVVDPGFVKQKVYNSKTGMDSLIVTPISQAAAKQRAGRAGRTGPGKCYRLYTERAYRDEMLPTPVPEIQRTNLATTVLQLKTMGINDLLHFDFMDAPPVESLIMALESLHSLSALDNEGLLTRLGRRMAEFPLEPNLSKMLIMSVHLQCSDEILTIVSMLSVQNVFYRPKDKQALADQKKAKFNQAEGDHLTLLAVYNSWRNNKFSNAWCYENFVQIRTLKRAQDVRKQLLGIMDRHKLDVVSAAKNTVRVQKTVCSGFFRNAAKKDPQEGYRTLVDSQVVYIHPSSALFNRQPEWVIYHELVQTTKEYMREVTTIDPKWLVEFAPAFFKFSDPTKLSKFKKNQRLEPLYNKYEEPNAWRISRVRRRRN, via the exons ATGGACATGGATGAAGTTGCGAAACTGGAGCATTTGTCtcttgtttcaaaaatatgcaCAGAATTAGAGAACCATTTAGGCTTAAATGATAAGGATTTGG CTGAATTTATTGTTGACCTGGCAGAAAAGAATAACAGTTTGGAGTCGTTCAAAAAAGTTCTCATCGAAAATGGGGCAGAATTCTCG GACTCCTTCATGGCAAATCTTCTCAGGATTATACAACACATGAAACCGTCGAAacagttgaatgaaaaatctcaCGGTTCAAACCACAGACAGGATGACTTGTCGCTAAAGTTCCCCGGCCTGGCTATACCAAACGAGCATAAGAAACTCCAGCCTATCAAAGAGGAGAAGGATGAAGATGTGGTTAATGACACCATGGCTGCGCTAGAAGCCCTCGCTCCTTCAGGTTCAAAAACTCAACCCAATTCAAAAAAAGACCAAGAGGGACCTGTAGTTGAAGCCCCTAATGACAAAAAAGATAAAGATAGAGATAGGAGAAAAAACAGATCGATAGATCGCAAGCGGGACAGATCAACATCACGTAATCGTAGAGATAGAAAACACAGATCACGATCACGTGATCGGTCTAGATCCAGAGATAGAAATCGGAATCGAAGACGTCATGGGTCAAGAGATCGAAAGAGGTCTAGATCAAGAGACGCACGTTCAAGATCCAGAAACAGACGTTCCAGATCACGTGATCGCAAGAACTATAAACGCAACAAACGGCATGAAACTGACCGCTCAAGATCACGTTCTGTAGAAGAACTTGCAGTTGATCCCGAAGTCGGAAAAATTTATACTGGAAAAGTTGCAAATATTGTTCAGTTTGGGTGTTTCGTGCAACTAGAAGGTTTAAAGCGCAGATGGGAGGGTTTGGTTCATATTTCACAACTTCGGCGTGAAGGTCGTGTTGCCAGTGCCAGTGACATTGTTTCAAGAGGCCAAAAAGTTTTGGTCAAAGTACTGAGTGTAGCTGCTCAAAAG GTTTCTCTAAGCATGAAAGATGTTGACCAAGAGACTGGACGGGACTTAAATCCAGTTGTGAGCATTTCCAAGGCAGACGAGGATGAAAAACATTTACGAAATCCTGACAGACCAACATCTTTGCTAGAACTGCAAGGACATTTAGATGAGGACGAAACATATTCCAGGAAACGTGTGCAAAGATTATCCTCCcctgaaaaatgggaaataaaacaaatgatGTCAGCAGCTTGTATCGAGAG GAGTGAACTTCCAGAATTCGATATTGAGACTGGAATCTTGCCTCGTGAagatgatgaagaagaagatgttgaaattgaattggtAGAAGAGGAACCACCATTTTTACATGGGCATGGTAGAGCTCTTGGTGATTTGAGTCCTGTTCGGATTGTAAAGAATCCTGATGGATCGTTGGCACAGGCTGCTATGATGCAAAGCGCTCTGGCAAAAGAGAGACGAGAACAGAAAATGCTGCAAAGAGAGCAAGAAATGGATTCGATACCTGCAGGACTCAACAAAAATTGGATTGATCCTTTACCTGATG CGGAAAGTCGGACTTTGGCTGCAAACATGCGTGGCATAGGATTACAGACACAAGACCTCCCCGAATGGAAAAAACACGTCATTGGTGGTAAAAAATCGTCATTTGGTAAGAAAACCAACTTAACACTGTTGGAACAGAGACAGAGCTTACCAATTTACAAGCTCAGAGACGAACTGGTGAAAGCAGTAACAGATAATCAAATTCTTATCGTCATTGGCGAAACTGGATCTGGTAAAACAACACAAATCACTCAATATCTTGCGGAAGCTGGTTTCACATCACGAGGTAAAATAGGATGCACGCAGCCGAGAAGAGTAGCGGCAATGTCTGTTGCTAAAAGAGTTGCCGAGGAATTTGGTTGTAGATTAGGACAGGAAGTCGGATATACAATACGTTTTGAAGACTGCACTAGCCCTGAAACCAGCATAAA GTACATGACAGATGGTATGTTACTCCGAGAGTGCCTCATGGACcttgatttgaaaatgtattcTGTTATAATGTTGGACGAGGCACATGAGCGTACTATCCACACAGACGTACTCTTTGGTTTATTGAAACAAGCTGTAGGTCGACGGCCAGATTTGAAGCTCATCGTCACTAGTGCTACTCTCGATGCTGTTAAGTTTTCACAATACTTCTTTGAAGCACCGATATTTACAATTCCTGGGCGGACATTTCCTGTTGAA GTGATGTACACAAAAGAACCAGAGACAGATTATTTAGATGCTGCTTTAATAACTGTGATGCAGATTCACTTACGCGAACCGCCTGGGgatgttttgttatttttaactGGGCAGGAAGAAATTGATACTGcttgtgaaattttatatgAAAGAATGAAATCTCTGGGCCCAGATGTGCCAGAGTTGATCATTTTACCAGTTTACTCTGCACTACCCTCCGAAATGCAAACAAGAATATTTGAACCTGCCCCACCTGGATCCAGAAAAGTTGTTATAGCGACAAATATTGCGGAAACGAGCCTCACGATCGATGGTATATACTACGTCGTTGATCCGGGTTTTGTTAAGCAAAAAGTATATAATTCTAAGACTGGAATGGACAGTCTTATTGTCACGCCCATTAGTCAAGCAGCTGCTAAACAGAGAGCTGGCAGAGCTGGGAGGACCGGTCCTGGAAAATGTTATAGATTATACACAGAAAGAGCTTACAG GGATGAAATGTTGCCAACACCAGTGCCCGAAATTCAGCGAACGAATTTAGCAACGACAGTTTTACAGTTAAAAACCATGGGAATTAATGATCTCTTACACTTTGACTTCATGGATGCCCCACCTGTTGAATCTTTGATTATGGCATTAGAATCCTTGCACAGCTTGAGTGCTCTAGACAATGAAGGGTTATTGACAAGACTGGGAAGGCGGATGGCTGAATTTCCACTAGAACCGAATTTATCCAAAATGCTAATTATGAGCGTCCACTTGCAATGCTCAGACGAAATTCTTACCATTGTCAGCATGCTTTCAGTACAGAACGTTTTCTACAG ACCAAAAGATAAACAAGCACTTGCAGACCAAAAGAAGGCAAAGTTCAACCAGGCAGAAGGCGATCATTTGACATTATTAGCAGTGTACAATTCCTggcgaaataataaattcagtAATGCTTGGTGCTACGAAAATTTCGTACAAATAAGGACTCTGAAAAGAGCTCAAGATGTTCGCAAACAGCTGCTAGGTATAATGGACAG GCACAAATTGGATGTGGTGTCTGCTGCAAAAAATACAGTGAGAGTACAAAAAACTGTATGTTCTGGATTCTTCAGAAACGCGGCGAAAAAAGATCCTCAAGAAGGATACAGAACACTAGTTGATAGTCAAGTTGTTTACATTCATCCAAGTAGCGCGTTATTCAATCGGCAACCTGAATGG GTGATTTACCACGAACTTGTCCAAACGACAAAAGAATATATGCGAGAGGTTACGACGATTGATCCGAAGTGGCTGGTCGAATTTGCACcggcatttttcaaattcagtgATCCTACGAAATTGAGTAAATTCAAGAAGAATCAACGATTAGAACCATTATACAACAAATACGAAGAACCTAATGCATGGCGTATATCCAGAGTTCGACGGCGTAGAAATTAG
- the LOC124175994 gene encoding carboxy-terminal kinesin 2, translated as MESRLPKPKVVLRKGLNTVNVNTEESVNGHSQRNKNLVKALSDENLKNDTQNSKKYKSTHNIPGQIKAEIIVPQKHVLVRAKTHGVITRSTGTTKVAIKRPGTANEPSENKRPNIKPAPKPITTSKVMRNTTVTTTNKTNNSEVTKAVTKQRPKWDLKGRLEEASNELGIVKEKHKSIAQQNIELKSQIECLRVQEEKDRLKAEKYELESSRLTLEVAVLQNKNTDLQNDINDLGKEHVALKEDLSLAKASLQTYQEKSEIQAIELLKATQKLDDFKAENQLHKNAIAKLTQKNDELQSLVHLMDKDRRQLHNTIQEMKGNIRVFCRVRPRIEKEITKGTCSMVFTDECTIEIGKSEITEASTCGGRPRGTRQEFTFDKVFPPNTSQATVFEELALLVQSALEGYNVCVFAYGQTGSGKTYTMEGYPSDDCEGMIPRTVKHIFEEKKQFEILGWEYVVEASFLEIYNEHIVDLLDDHPKTHEIRMTDSKGTDIYVTNLRIVKVNSPAELEDCLRLAQKNRAVAATHSNERSSRSHSVARIRLIGTHKVRNEVCTGTLNLVDLAGSERLRNDEIARTTETKNINKSLANLGNVILALLKKQDHVPYRNSKLTHLLMPSLGGNSKTLMLLNISPLDECFNETLNSLRFASNVNNCKTGSVRRTRAALTSSI; from the exons ATGGAATCACGATTACCTAAGCCAAAGGTAGTGTTAAGAAAGGGGCTTAACACTGTGAATGTAAATACTGAAGAGAGTGTAAATGGTCATTCTCAAAGAAACAAGAATTTAGTAAAAGCACTATCAGATGAAAATCTTAAGAATGACACACAGAATTCGAAAAAGTACAAAAGCACGCATAATATTCCAGGGCAAATAAAAGCAGAAATAATAGTGCCCCAAAAACATGTCTTAGTCAGAGCAAAAACACATGGAGTAATCACAAGAAGTACAGGTACCACAAAAGTTGCCATCAAGAGACCTGGAACTGCAAATGAAccaagtgaaaataaaagaccAAATATCAAACCTGCGCCAAAACCAATCACGACGTCAAAAGTAATGAGAAATACTACTGTTACGACTACAAATAAAACTAATAACTCAGAAGTCACGAAAGCTGTAACCAAGCAAAGACCTAAATGGGATTTGAAAGGACGGTTAGAGGAAGCTAGCAATGAATTGGGTATTGTAAAAGAAAAGCACAAGTCGATCGCACAACAGAACATTGAGCTGAAATCTCAAATTGAGTGTTTACGAgtacaagaagaaaaagacaGGTTGAAAGCAGAAAAGTATGAATTGGAGAGTTCAAGATTGACCCTAGAAGTGGCTGTCTTACAGAATAAAAATACGGATTTGCAGAATGATATTAATGACCTAGGCAAAGAGCATGTAGCCTTGAAAGAAGATTTATCGCTTGCAAAAGCAAGCCTACAGACTTATCAGGAAAAGTCAGAAATCCAAGCAATTGAGTTGCTCAAAGCAACGCAAAAACTTGATGACTTCAAAGCTGAGAACCAATTGCATAAAAATGCTATTGCCAAATTAACTCAAAAAAATGATGAGCTTCAAAGCTTGGTTCACTTGATGGATAAAGATCGAAGACAATTGCATAATACAATTCAAGAAATGAAAGGAAATATTCGAGTCTTCTGCAGAGTACGGCCTCGTATCGAAAAGGAAATTACCAAAGG AACGTGCTCTATGGTATTTACGGACGAGTGTACCATTGAGATTGGTAAATCTGAAATCACGGAAGCTTCAACCTGCGGTGGTCGACCCCGCGGTACTCGGCAGGAATTTACATTTGATAAAGTATTTCCTCCCAACACAAGCCAAGCTACCGTATTTGAGGAGCTCGCGCTGCTAGTACAGTCCGCACTTGAAGGATATAATGTTTGTGTTTTTGCTTATGGTCAGACTGGGTCTGGCAAAACTTACACTATGGAAGGCTACCCAAGTGATGATTGTGAAGGGATGATACCGAGAACA GTCAAACACATCTTtgaggaaaagaaacaatttgaGATTCTTGGATGGGAATACGTTGTAGAAGCTAGCTTCTTGGAGATATACAATGAACATATCGTAGACTTATTAGACGACCATCCTAAAACTCACGAAATTCGCATGACGGATTCGAAAGGCACAGATATTTATGTAACTAATCTCCGAATTGTAAAAGTAAATAGTCCTGCAGAATTAGAAGACTGCTTGAGATTAGCGCAAAAGAACCGTGCAGTAGCGGCTACACATTCCAATGAAAG ATCTTCACGGTCACACTCGGTGGCAAGAATACGACTCATCGGAACTCACAAAGTGAGGAACGAGGTTTGTACCGGTACATTGAACTTGGTTGATTTGGCTGGTTCAGAAAGATTACGAAATGATGAAATTGCAAGAACGACTGAAACCAAAAACATCAACAAGTCCCTAGCTAATTTGGGAAATGTAATTTTAGCGTTGTTAAAAAAACAAGATCATGTGCCATATCGAAACTCTAAATTAACTCATCTATTGATGCCCTCGCTTGGTGGAAACTCAAAAACATTAATGTTATTGAATATTTCCCCGTTAGATGAGTGCTTCAATGAAACCCTCAACTCTTTGAGATTTGCTAGCAATGTCAACAATTGTAAAACTGGAAGTGTTAGACGTACGCGAGCTGCACTTACTAGTTCTATATAA